A region of Thiobacter sp. AK1 DNA encodes the following proteins:
- the rnhA gene encoding ribonuclease HI, translated as MVDAKVVDIYTDGACKGNPGPGGWGVLLRYGDHERELWGGEPATTNNRMELTAVIRALKALKRPSRVRLHTDSQYVQKGITEWLPNWKKRGWRTAENKPVKNADLWRELDALAANHDIQWIWVRGHAGHDGNERADALANRGCASGITRKDAEDETDRPRY; from the coding sequence ATGGTTGACGCGAAGGTGGTGGACATCTACACCGATGGCGCTTGTAAAGGCAATCCCGGTCCCGGCGGCTGGGGCGTGCTGCTGCGCTACGGCGATCACGAGCGGGAACTGTGGGGCGGTGAGCCTGCGACCACCAACAACCGCATGGAACTGACGGCGGTGATCCGCGCCCTTAAGGCCCTCAAGCGACCCAGTCGGGTGCGCTTGCACACGGATTCCCAATACGTGCAGAAGGGCATCACCGAGTGGCTCCCCAACTGGAAGAAGCGTGGCTGGCGCACCGCCGAGAACAAGCCGGTAAAGAATGCCGATCTTTGGCGCGAGCTGGATGCCTTGGCCGCCAACCATGACATCCAATGGATCTGGGTGCGCGGCCATGCGGGACACGATGGCAACGAACGCGCCGATGCCCTGGCTAACCGTGGCTGTGCCAGTGGCATCACCAGAAAGGACGCTGAAGATGAGACAGATCGTCCTCGATACTGA